The region AGCGCTCTCTCAGTGGCCCTGATGGTTGCCGCTGGGTTTCCGGGGTGTCAAGAGATCGGACGCGAACGATCGCCGCCTGCCGGGGCCGTTGGCCGCGATGTCACGGAATGTGCCGTCCGGAAGGCCGCTTTCCGGGCAGTCGGGGGGCGTTGGGACTTGACACGCGGACGGGTGGCAGGCGAGTGTACGGAGTATCGGGAGAGCGCTCTCCCAGCTGTTGTCCCCGTCCTTCCGCGACGCTCGTCTCAGCCTGCCGCTCACCGCGGCCTTCCTGCCGATGGGCCGTCACGCCGCGGGCGGCGCCCACAGGAGGCCATGAAGGGATGACCATGATCGCCCCCGGGTCCGTGTCCGCCCCGCAGTCCGCCGCCGCGCCCTCGATCAGCGACGCGGAGATCGACGCCCTCGTCGCCCGGCTCGACCTGCCCGCCAGGATACGGCTGCTGTCCGGCGCGAGCACCTTCCGCACCCAGCCGGAACCCGCGGTCGGCCTGCGCGCGATGGGCGTCTCCGACGGCCCGGCCGGCGTACGCGGCGAGAGGTGGGACGAACGCGACACCGCGCTCGTCCTGCCGTCCGCGACCGCGCTCGCCGCCGCCTGGGACGACGACCTGGTCACCCGACTCGGCGGCCTGCTCGCCGCCGAGGCCCGCCGCAAGCGGATCCACATCATGCTGGCCCCCACGCTCAACCTGCACCGCACCCCCGCCGCGGGACGGCACTTCGAGTGCTACGCGGAGGACCCGCTGCTGACCGGCCGCACCGCCGCCGCCTACATCCGCGGCGTCCAGGCCGGCGGGGTCGCCGCCACCGCCAAGCACTACGTCGCCAACGACTCGGAGACCGACCGGCTCACCCTCGACGCCCGCGTCGACGAACGCACCCTGCACGAGGTCTACCTGGCGCCCTTCGAGGCCGCGGTGCAGGCCGGGGTGTGGGTGGTGATGTCCGCCTACAACCGGGTCAACGGCGTCACGATGTCGGAAAGCCCTCTGCTGGCCGAGCCGTTGAAGGGCTCCTGGGGCTTCGACGGCGTGGTCGTCTCCGACTGGGGCGCCACCCGCAGCACCGAGACCGCCGCGCTGGCGCCGCAGGACCTGGCGATGCCGGGGCCGCACCCGCTGTGGGGCGAACCGCTGCTGGCGGCGGTGCGCGAGGGCCGGGTGCCGCAGGCCGCGATCGACGCGAAGGTACGGCGCATCCTGCGGCTGGCCGCCCGGGTCGGCGCGCTGGACGGCGTCCTGCCGCCGCGCCCCGCACCCGCGCCCCGCGACCCGCACGGGCTGCTGCGGCGCGCGGTGTCGGCCGGCTGTGTGCTGCTGCGCAACGAGGGCGGGCTGCTGCCCCTGACCCCAGCGCCCGCGCCGGGACCGTCCGGCGCGGCAACGGACTCCGCGCCGGACGGTACAGCCGGGGGGCTGCCCGGCGCGGACATCGGCGGCACGGTGGACGCGGGTGCCGGCGCGGGCCCGGACGCCGGCGCCGGTACGGCCGGGGCGCCCCGCCGGCTCACCCGGCTCGCCGTCATCGGGCCGAACGCGGCCTCGGCCCGGGTGCAGGGCGGCGGCAGCGCCGGGGTCTTCCCCGAGGCGGTCGTGTCACCGCTGGAGGGCATCGGGGAAGCGCTCTCCGGGACCGGCACCGAGATCGTGTACGCCGAGGGCGTGAACCTCGCCACCCGCCCGACCCCGCTGCACCCCGGCAACTCCCGCGACCCGCGCACCGGCGAACCCGGCGTGCTGGTCCGCTATCTGGCCGCCGACGGCCGCGAGATCTGCGCCGAGCACCGGCTCAGCGGGCGGATCCTGGAACCTGGCGACGCCCCGGAACTCGCCCGCACCGCCGCCACCGTCGAAGTCAGCGCCCTGGTCACCCCCGCGACGCCGGGGGAGTGGCGCTTCGCCGTGGTGGGCCTGGGCGCGGTCACCCTGCACGCGGACGGCGAGCCGCTGATCGACACCCATGTGGTCGCCGAGTCCGACGACCCGACCTATGTGCACGTGGCGCCGTCCTTCCGCACCGCCGCCCGCAAGGTCACCCCCGGCGAGCCGCTGCATCTGGTCGCCACCCGCGAACTCGCCCCGGACCAGGGGCTGGCCGTCGCCCTGGCCGCCGACCCGCCGCGGCCCGACGAGGACGAGGCGATCGCCGAGGCCGTCGCGTGCGCCCGCGCCGCCGACGCCGCCGTCGTGGTGGTGGGCACCACCGACGAGATCGAGAGCGAGGGCTTCGACCGCCCGTCGCTGGCACTGCCCGGCCGCCAGGACGAACTGGTGGCCGCGGTCACCGCGGCCAACCCGCGCACGGTGGTGATCGTCAACTCCGGCGGGCCGGTCGAACTCCCCTGGCGGGAGAGCGCTCCCGCGGTGCTGCTGTGCTGGTTCCCCGGGCAGGAAGCAGGACACGGCCTGGCCGATGTGCTGTTCGGCCGCGCGGAACCCGGCGGCCGGCTCCCCACCACCTGGGCCGCCGGCACCCGGGGCGCCCCGCTGCCCGCGACCGCCCCGGACGCCGGGGTGCTGGACTACGCCGAGGGCCCCTACCTCGGGCACCGCGCCTGGCGCCGGGCGGGCGCGACACCCGCGTACTGGTTCGGCCACGGCCTCGGCTACACCACGTGGGCGTACGACTCGCTGACCGTGCGCCCGGAGCCGGCCGCCGACGGCACCGGCGCCGCCGGGCCGTCGGGGCAGGGGGCCGTGGCCCTGGTGACGGTGCGCAACACCGGTGCGCGGGCCGGCCGCGAGGTCGTCCAGGTGTATCTGACCACCGGCCCCGACGACCACGACGACGGCAGTCCGAGGCTGGCCGGCTACGCCGCCGTGCACGCGGCCCCGGGCGAGGCCGCGGTGGCCGAGGTGCGGATCGAGCCGCGCGCCTTCCAGCGCTGGTCGCCGGCGGCCGGCGGCTGGGTGCCGCGCCCCGGCCCGTACACCCTGCACGCCGGCCCGTCCGCCGCCCGGCAACCGCTCTCCGGTCCGCTGGACCTCTGACCACCCCCCGGGCCCTCCGGCCCCGCTCGACCTCTGACCCGCCGGCACCGCCCGGCGCCCGTTCCACCGCTCGCCGACCCCGCTGGGCCGCACCCCCGGGACCGGGCGTCCCCCGTCCCTGACCACGGGGGGCGCCCCCGCGGGGACGGCGTCCGGCGCCCGCTCCCGGGGCGGCGGCACCGCCGGCCCGATCGCGCGGGCGGCCCCTTCACCGGCCGCTGCGTCGGCCCTTTCACCGGCCCGCGAGCAGTGCGCGGGCCGGCTCTCCTTTCAAGATCGGCGTTGTCAGTGCCCGCCGCTATGTTCAGTGGTGTCCCGCCGTCGTGGCGTGGAAATCCCCCGGGCGCAGAGGAGATGACGCGTTGTCTGACTGGGAGAGGTCGAGCACGGTGCGGGTGGTACCACCCGCCCGCCCGCGCAGGCTCGCCAAGGTCCCGTTCGTCGAACTGGCCGACGGGCGGCTGCAGGGCGTGGTGTCCAGCGGCTCGGACATCGAGCGGGTCTACGTCTCGTCGGTCGCGGCCGGCAGCTTCGCGTTCGCGTGCAGCACGAACAACAACCGCCCCTGCGGCGGCGCGCGGGGCTACTTCTGCAACCACATCCGCGCCCTGATCGGCGAGGCGGTGCTGCAGTACGGCGCCGAGCGCGTCGCCCGCGCCCTGCGGATCGAGACCGCCGACGCGGATCCGAGCGTGCTGTCGCTCGTCGCGCAGATGGGCGGCGCCCGGCCGGCACAGGGCGACACCGCGGCCGCCGCACCCGTCTTCAGCCGCTTCCTGCGCCACCTGGCGTATCTGGAGCTGGCCCCGACCACCGCCCCGCTGCCGGAGATGCAGTGGTTCCCGCCGACCAGGGCGGTGGTGTGATGCGCGCCGACCTGCTCGCGGCGAGCATCGACGGGCTGGACGAGGCGCTGGCCGCCGTCGACGCCTTCGACCAGGCCCTCGCCGCCGGCCTGCTGCGCCCGCAGCCCGCCCGGGCCGCGGGCCTGGCGGAGCTGGCCGCGGCCGTCGCGGGGACACCGCTGGCCGCCAGGGTCGCCGAGGCGGCCGAGAAGGCGGCGGCCGGCGCCGCGGGCGAGGACCACTTCGTCGCCCTCGCCGCCGCCCGCAGCGCACTGCTCGGCTCGGTCCACGACGCCCTGACGGCCCGCGTCGAGGAGGCGACCGGCAGACCCGCCGGCGGCGCCACAGCACCGGCGGCCGGCGGGCAGCAGGCGCTGAACGTGCTGGCAGCGGCCCGTTCCTGGCTGTCCGACCTGGCGCGCTGCGGCTGGCGGGGCATCGACCACGACGTGGTCGCGGGCTCCTCGCAGATCGTCTCCGCGATGCTTCCCGACCCGGCCCTGCGCCGCCTCGCGTCGCTGCTCGACGGATTCGCCGCCGAACTGGCCGCGTCCTGCCCGGGCGCCGCGCTGGAACGCGTACCGGCCCGCCGCTGGGGCGACCTGTGGTCCCGCGGGCTGCTGCTGACGCTGCCCGGCGCGGCGGGCGCGCCCGCCACCGGTACGGCCACCGGCCGGCTGCTGCCGCTCGGCGTCGACCTCCAGGAGCACGCCACCGCCGTCCAGGCCCAGGTGCACGCGGTGTTCGAGCCCGCCGACGGCGCGGCTCCGCTGCTGGTGCGGGCGAGCGTGTCGGCGCCGAAGCCGGACACGGTCGTCGGAGCGGGCCTGTGGCAGCTGCTGCGCCCGCACATGTCGCTGCTGGCCGCCGTCAGCGAGGGCCGTTCGATGGACCTGGTCGGCATGCCGGTCACCGCCGAGGGCGATCTGCTCTGGAGCGACCAGTACGCGCGGCAGGGCGAGCCGGCCGACGCGTTCAGCACCGCCCGGGTGGCGCTGCCCACCGCGACCGGGCCGGCGACCGCGCCTCTGGACCGGCACCCGGCGCGTATCGCCGTCCCCGTCCTCCTGGAGGGCTACGCCGCCGAGCAGGGCGACGAAGGACTGACCTTCACCCTCGCCGGGCAGCGGCTGGCCGTCGACACCGACCGTGTGCCGTCCGCGGGACCGCTCACCCCCGAGGCCGTCACGGCGTCGGTCGCCTGCATCGGCCTGCTCCGCTGGGACGCCGGGGTGTTCGGCGTCCAGCCGCTGGCCGTCGAGACGACCGTACGGAAGAAGCCCGTCGCGGTGCAGGCCGGGGCGTGGGCGGGCGGCACCGCGGACAAGGCCGGGGTCAAGGCCGAGAAGGCCGCCACCGACGCGGCGGCGGTACTGCGGGAGCGCGCCGGAAGGCTGTTGCGGAAATGACCGGACCCACCGCGGAGGAAGCCGCCGCGCTCTCCCACGACAACCGACGGCAGGTCATGTACTGGCGGCTGCTCGCCCGGCTCTTCGACCCGGAGGAGCAGCCCGCGCTGGAGTCGGCGAGCCTGGCCGTGGTCGAGGACATCGGGCTGCCGCCCGCGCTGCTCGACCCGCAGGCCTCCGTCGACTCGGTCGTGCAGCGCCACCCCGAACTGGCCGCCGAATTCGACCGCCTGATGCTGCCCGAGCCCGAGCCCGAGCCCGAGCCCGAGCCCGAGCCCGAGCCCGAGCCCGAGCCCGAGCCCGAGCCAGCGTCGGAAGGCGACCTTGAAGCCGATGCCGATGCCGACCTCGCGTCCGGCCCCGAGGCCGCGCCGCACGGCGGTAGCGAGGCCGGAGGCAGCGGGGGACGGGACCGCGCCGCCGAGGTACGCCGTGCCGCGCTGGTGTCGAAGGTGCTGCTCAACGTCTTCGCGACCGGCAGCGGCACCGTCACCGCCGGTCAGCTGTCCCGCTGGCAGTCCGACGCCGCCTGGCTGGAACGCGCGCTGGGCTGCGGCCCGGGCGAACTGCGCGGCGGTCGTCCGGCGGGCGGCGGTACGGGAAGCGGCGCGGGCGCCCCTGGCGGACCCGGCGTCGGCCCGACCGGCTCGGGCGCCGGGCGTACGAACCCGGACCTGAGCCGGCTGATCCCGGCCATCGGACCCGAACTCGGCGCCATCGAGGCCGACCTCGTCAAGCGGATGCACCTGCGCGAGGTGCTCGCCGACCCCAAGCTCGCCTCCCGGCTCACCCCGAGCATGTCGCTGATCGAACAGCTGCTGCGTGACAAGAACAACCTGTCGGGCGTGGCGCTGGCCAATGCCAAGGCCCTGATCCGCCGGTTCGTGGACGAGGTCGCCGAGGTGCTGCGCACCCAGGTGGAGAAGGCCACCGTCGGCCCGCTCGACCGCTCGATCCCGCCCAAGCGGGTCTTCCGCAACCTGGACCTGGACCGCACGATCTGGAAGAACCTCACCAACTGGAGCCCGGAGGAGGAGAAGCTCTACGTCGACCGGCTCTACTACCGCCACACCGCGCGCCGGACGACACCGCAGCGGCTGATCGTGGTCGTGGACCAGTCGGGCTCGATGGTCGACTCGATGGTCAACTGCACCATCCTGGCGTCGATCTTCGCCGGGCTGCCCAGGGTCGATGTGCATCTGATCGCCTACGACACCCACGCGCTCGACCTCACCCCGTGGGTGCACGACCCCTTCGAGACGCTGCTGCGCACCAATCTCGGCGGCGGCACCGACGGCACCGTGGCCATGGCGCTGGCGCAGCCGAAGATCGCCGAGCCGCGCAACACGGCCGTGGTGTGGATCTCCGACTTCTACGAGTGGCAGACCGAGCCGCTGTTCGCGAGCATGGCAGCCATTCACCGCTCGGGCGCCAGATTCATCCCGGTCGGCTCGGTGACCAGCTCCGGCCGCGGCAGCGTCAACCCGTGGTTCCGCGAGCGCTTCAAGGACCTCGGCACACCGGTGCTCTCCGGTCATATCCGCAGGCTCGTCCACGAGCTCAAGACCTTCCTCGCCTAGAAAGGCCCCGTCATGTCCGACCTGTTGCGCGCCCCCGCCGAGATCAAGTATGCTGAGGAGCTGGACTGGCTGGAGTCGGTGGACGACGGTCCCAAGCCGTTCACCTGGCGGCTCTCGCCGAAGATGGTCCGGCTGTTTGTGCTGGGCTCCGAGCGTTCCGACGGCCTGGACCGGCAGATCGCCCCGAAGTGGTTCGGCGACCGCAGTTTCGTCGAGCGCTCCATCGTCACGCTCGCCTCCGACCGCGGGCTGCTGCTGATCGGCGACCCGGGCACGGGCAAGAGCTGGCTGGCCGAACTGCTCTCCGCCGCCATATGCCGCAATTCCACGCTGGTGGTGCAGGGCACGGCCGGCACCACCGAGGACCACATCAAATACAGCTGGAATGTGTCCATGGTGATCGCCAAGGGCCAGTCCAGGCAGTCGATGATCCCCTCGCCGATCATGACCGCGATGGAGGCCGGCGCGATCGGCCGCTTCGAGGAGCTGACCCGCTCCACCAGCGACGTGCAGGACGCGCTGATCTCGATCCTGTCGGAGAAGTACATCTCGGTCCCCGAGCTGGACAGCGACAACAGCGACAACATCGTCTTCGCCAAGCCCGGCTTCTCCATCATCGCCACCGCCAACAGCCGCGACCGGGGCGTCAACGACCTGTCGTCCGCGCTCAAGCGGCGCTTCAACTTCGTCCGCATCCCGGTGGTGACGAACAAGAAGAGCGAGGCGGAGATCGTCCGATTCCGCACCGAGGAGCTGCTGCGCCGCCACCGGATCGAGCTGGACGTACCGCCGACGCTGCTCGATGTGCTGCTGCAGAGCTTCGCCGACCTGCGAGCCTCGGCCGCCGCGGCCGGCAGCGACGACGAGAAGCTGGAGTCCGCGCTGTCCACCGCCGAGCAGATCGGCGTCCTGGAGGACGCGATCCTGCACAGCAACTTCTTCGGCGAACGCGCGCTGACCGCCCACACCCTGGCGTCCTCGCTCGTCGGATCGCTCGCCCGGCGCGAACCGGAGGACCTGGCGATCTTCAACAAGTACCTGCACGGCGTCGTGGAGCCGCGCAGCAAGGAAGTGGGC is a window of Streptomyces sp. NBC_01477 DNA encoding:
- a CDS encoding glycoside hydrolase family 3 C-terminal domain-containing protein, producing MTMIAPGSVSAPQSAAAPSISDAEIDALVARLDLPARIRLLSGASTFRTQPEPAVGLRAMGVSDGPAGVRGERWDERDTALVLPSATALAAAWDDDLVTRLGGLLAAEARRKRIHIMLAPTLNLHRTPAAGRHFECYAEDPLLTGRTAAAYIRGVQAGGVAATAKHYVANDSETDRLTLDARVDERTLHEVYLAPFEAAVQAGVWVVMSAYNRVNGVTMSESPLLAEPLKGSWGFDGVVVSDWGATRSTETAALAPQDLAMPGPHPLWGEPLLAAVREGRVPQAAIDAKVRRILRLAARVGALDGVLPPRPAPAPRDPHGLLRRAVSAGCVLLRNEGGLLPLTPAPAPGPSGAATDSAPDGTAGGLPGADIGGTVDAGAGAGPDAGAGTAGAPRRLTRLAVIGPNAASARVQGGGSAGVFPEAVVSPLEGIGEALSGTGTEIVYAEGVNLATRPTPLHPGNSRDPRTGEPGVLVRYLAADGREICAEHRLSGRILEPGDAPELARTAATVEVSALVTPATPGEWRFAVVGLGAVTLHADGEPLIDTHVVAESDDPTYVHVAPSFRTAARKVTPGEPLHLVATRELAPDQGLAVALAADPPRPDEDEAIAEAVACARAADAAVVVVGTTDEIESEGFDRPSLALPGRQDELVAAVTAANPRTVVIVNSGGPVELPWRESAPAVLLCWFPGQEAGHGLADVLFGRAEPGGRLPTTWAAGTRGAPLPATAPDAGVLDYAEGPYLGHRAWRRAGATPAYWFGHGLGYTTWAYDSLTVRPEPAADGTGAAGPSGQGAVALVTVRNTGARAGREVVQVYLTTGPDDHDDGSPRLAGYAAVHAAPGEAAVAEVRIEPRAFQRWSPAAGGWVPRPGPYTLHAGPSAARQPLSGPLDL
- a CDS encoding VWA domain-containing protein, whose protein sequence is MTGPTAEEAAALSHDNRRQVMYWRLLARLFDPEEQPALESASLAVVEDIGLPPALLDPQASVDSVVQRHPELAAEFDRLMLPEPEPEPEPEPEPEPEPEPEPEPASEGDLEADADADLASGPEAAPHGGSEAGGSGGRDRAAEVRRAALVSKVLLNVFATGSGTVTAGQLSRWQSDAAWLERALGCGPGELRGGRPAGGGTGSGAGAPGGPGVGPTGSGAGRTNPDLSRLIPAIGPELGAIEADLVKRMHLREVLADPKLASRLTPSMSLIEQLLRDKNNLSGVALANAKALIRRFVDEVAEVLRTQVEKATVGPLDRSIPPKRVFRNLDLDRTIWKNLTNWSPEEEKLYVDRLYYRHTARRTTPQRLIVVVDQSGSMVDSMVNCTILASIFAGLPRVDVHLIAYDTHALDLTPWVHDPFETLLRTNLGGGTDGTVAMALAQPKIAEPRNTAVVWISDFYEWQTEPLFASMAAIHRSGARFIPVGSVTSSGRGSVNPWFRERFKDLGTPVLSGHIRRLVHELKTFLA
- a CDS encoding ATP-binding protein, which produces MSDLLRAPAEIKYAEELDWLESVDDGPKPFTWRLSPKMVRLFVLGSERSDGLDRQIAPKWFGDRSFVERSIVTLASDRGLLLIGDPGTGKSWLAELLSAAICRNSTLVVQGTAGTTEDHIKYSWNVSMVIAKGQSRQSMIPSPIMTAMEAGAIGRFEELTRSTSDVQDALISILSEKYISVPELDSDNSDNIVFAKPGFSIIATANSRDRGVNDLSSALKRRFNFVRIPVVTNKKSEAEIVRFRTEELLRRHRIELDVPPTLLDVLLQSFADLRASAAAAGSDDEKLESALSTAEQIGVLEDAILHSNFFGERALTAHTLASSLVGSLARREPEDLAIFNKYLHGVVEPRSKEVGGSWPEFLEGGRDAIATLS